In a genomic window of Corvus hawaiiensis isolate bCorHaw1 chromosome Z, bCorHaw1.pri.cur, whole genome shotgun sequence:
- the LOC125319752 gene encoding uncharacterized protein LOC125319752 yields MTGWCRLWIYNYGLLVKSLYELITKESRALQWTKEATRAFSQLKNALMSAPALGLPDMSKPFFLFSHEKQGIALGILAQDLGPYRRAVAYFSKQRDAAAKGWPGCLRAVAAVVLNIQEARKFTLGQRMTVLVSHTVSAVLEVKGGHWLSPQRFLKYQAIMVEQDDVEIVVTNIVNPASFLSGNQGEPVRHDCLETIEATYSSRPDLKDTPLDNAET; encoded by the coding sequence ATGACAGGGTGGTGCAGACTGTGGATTTACAATTATGGGCTGCTCGTGAAATCACTATATGAACTcattacaaaggaaagcagagctctcCAGTGGACAAAGGAGGCCACGCGGGCCTTCAGCCAGCTGAAGAATGCCCtcatgtcagctccagctctaGGACTTCCAGACATGAGTAAGccattctttctattttcccatGAGAAGCAAGGGATCGCCCTGGGAATACTAGCACAGGACCTGGGCCCATACCGACGGGCAGTTGCCTATTTCTCTAAGCAGCGAGATGCAGCAGCCAAAGGATGGCCTGggtgcctcagagctgttgcagcagtCGTGCTAAACATCCAGGAAGCACGCAAATTCACCTTGGGCCAGAGAATGACTGTGCTGGTGTCCCACACGGTGTCCGCAGTGCTGGAAGTGAAAGGTGGGCACTGGCTCTCCCCACAAAGGTTCCTGAAATATCAAGCCATCATGGTAGAACAAGATGATGTAGAAATAGTGGTAACTAACATTGTCAACCCAGCTTCCTTTCTCAGTGGAAATCAAGGGGAACCGGTACGCCATGATTGCCTAGAGACTATCGAAGCCACCTACTCCAGCCGCCCAGATCTAAAGGATACCCCTTTAGACAACGCAGAGACCTAG
- the LOC125319754 gene encoding uncharacterized protein LOC125319754, which yields MKLGDKEKEIEFLVDTEATYSVLNKALMPVGDDYIVVHGATGQSEKAYFCKPLKYKIGKQWGIHKFLYLPNSPKALLGRDLLEQLQATIIFRNGEVILEVNDQQYVEILSLILTTKDPVEEIREEIMGQVFPGVWATDVPGRAKNATPIQIKLKEGRQPVRIKQYPLKREDREGIGPIIEKFLQLGLLKECQSDFNTPILPVRKPDGSYQVVQDLRAVNKITEDLYPVVANPYTLLTCLTPELTCFTVLDLKDAFFCLPLHEASQKIFAFEWESPKRGRKTQLTWTVLPQGFKSSPTLFGEQLAKDIESWEAPPGEGKLLQYMDDLLIATRTEEACTAWTVSLLNFLGLQGYRVSKKKAQVVKQKVIYLLSGL from the coding sequence ATGAAGCTAGgggacaaggaaaaagaaatagaatttttggTGGATACAGAGGCAAcatattcagttttaaataaagctttaatGCCTGTAGGGGATGACTATATTGTGGTACATGGAGCAACTGGCCAATctgaaaaagcttatttttgtaAGCCATTGAAATATAAAATTGGGAAACAATGGGGTATTCACAAGTTTTTATATTTACCCAATTCTCCAAAGGCTCTCTTGGGAAGAGATTTATTAGAACAATTACAAGCAACCATTATTTTTAGGAATGGGGAAGTTATTCTGGAGGTAAATGACCAACAGTATGTAGAAATACTGAGCCTAATATTAACAACCAAAGACCCTGTAGAGGAAATCAGGGAAGAGATAATGGGCCAAGTGTTCCCAGGAGTCTGGGCCACAGATGTACCTGGAAGAGCCAAAAATGCAACCCCAATACAGATCAAACTCAAAGAAGGGAGACAACCAGTTAGAATTAAACAGTACCCCCTTAAAAGGGAAGACAGGGAAGGAATTGGCCCGATAATTGAAAAATTCTTGCAGTTGGGATTACTAAAAGAGTGCCAGTCTGATTTCAATACTCCTATCTTGCCTGTCCGTAAACCTGATGGGTCTTACCAGGTGGTACAGGATTTACGGGCTGTTAACAAGATAACCGAGGACCTCTATCCTGTGGTGGCAAACCCTTACACTCTGCTAACATGTTTAACACCAGAGCTAACTTGCTTTACCGTTTTAGATCTAAAGGATGCCttcttttgcctccctctccatgaagCCAGCCAGAAAATTTTTGCATTCGAATGGGAAAGCCCTAAGAGGGGGCGCAAAACCCAGCTCACGTGGACGGTGTTGCCTCAGGGATTTAAGAGCAGCCCCACCCTGTTTGGAGAACAGCTCGCAAAAGACATAGAGTCCTGGGAAGCCccaccaggagaagggaagctaTTGCAGTACATGGATGATCTCCTAATAGCTACCCGAACAGAGGAAGCTTGCACAGCCTGGACGGTAAGCCTTTTAAACTTCCTGGGACTCCAAGGGTACAGGGTATCCAAGAAAAAGGCTCAGGTGGTGAAACAAAAAGTGATCTATCTGCTATCTGGGCTATGA